One window of the Methanomassiliicoccaceae archaeon DOK genome contains the following:
- a CDS encoding DUF1743 domain-containing protein: MFVAVDDTDSMKGNCTTFLATEIIREFPDLDLIGNPRLVRLNPATPWKTRGNGALVLRFGRGSGPKRFIGVIGGRDIYCYDSCTSFEPDPEEMRRRIIPHIEAHNEEDSDPGLLISRVKPSQSFYWRGVRTIMDRGEVDAEISRIGGLTYTIRKGRGLVGCTCGMAWRPRDSTFELLSYRPESRWGTERVYVPETIMEVEHGYPSTFNSWEDRTGKVAMVPSTPCPVMYGLRGDSEEDLIEASKIIRTEPLDRWVVFLTNQGTDDHIIHNPKVLIPNQSYILTGTVSSRTRHIEGGHVFFDLDTRFGTVTCAAYEPSKEFRFMVDWLSPGDVIEVVGELRDEPRTLNLEKVHVISTARELRKVSNPICPICSRTMKSTGSGKKFKCKKCKTKSYSPVMEDVRRQVVPGWYEPPTAARRHLSKPLKRMGLVQPVEFVNGRSL, from the coding sequence CGTAGCAGTAGACGACACGGATTCGATGAAAGGGAACTGCACAACGTTCCTGGCAACCGAGATCATCCGGGAGTTCCCGGACCTGGACCTAATCGGGAATCCGCGTCTCGTTCGACTGAATCCCGCCACCCCCTGGAAGACCAGAGGGAACGGCGCGTTGGTGCTCAGGTTCGGAAGAGGTTCCGGACCGAAGAGGTTCATCGGCGTCATCGGCGGCAGGGACATCTACTGCTATGACAGCTGCACCTCCTTCGAGCCGGATCCCGAAGAGATGAGAAGGAGGATCATCCCCCACATCGAGGCGCACAACGAGGAGGACTCGGATCCGGGTCTCCTCATCTCACGCGTGAAGCCCTCCCAGTCATTCTACTGGAGGGGTGTCCGCACGATCATGGACCGTGGCGAGGTGGATGCGGAGATATCGAGGATCGGCGGTCTCACATACACGATCCGCAAAGGTCGCGGACTCGTCGGATGCACATGCGGCATGGCATGGAGGCCGAGGGACAGCACCTTCGAGCTCCTCTCCTACCGTCCCGAGTCCAGATGGGGCACCGAGAGGGTGTACGTCCCCGAGACGATAATGGAGGTCGAGCACGGATATCCATCCACCTTCAACAGCTGGGAGGACAGGACCGGCAAGGTCGCCATGGTCCCATCCACCCCGTGTCCTGTGATGTACGGTCTCCGCGGTGACAGCGAGGAGGATCTGATCGAGGCATCCAAGATCATCAGGACCGAGCCGCTCGACAGATGGGTGGTCTTCCTGACGAACCAGGGCACCGACGACCACATCATCCACAACCCGAAGGTCCTGATCCCCAACCAGTCGTACATCCTGACAGGTACGGTGTCCTCCAGGACGAGGCACATCGAGGGCGGACATGTTTTCTTCGATCTCGACACCAGATTCGGAACCGTGACATGTGCGGCGTACGAGCCCTCCAAGGAGTTCCGCTTCATGGTGGACTGGCTGTCTCCGGGGGATGTAATCGAGGTCGTCGGGGAGCTGAGGGACGAACCCCGTACCCTGAACCTGGAGAAGGTGCATGTCATCTCGACGGCGAGAGAGCTCAGGAAGGTCTCCAATCCCATATGCCCCATATGTTCCCGTACAATGAAGTCCACGGGCAGCGGCAAGAAGTTCAAGTGCAAGAAGTGCAAGACCAAATCCTACTCGCCGGTGATGGAGGATGTCAGAAGGCAGGTCGTTCCCGGATGGTACGAGCCGCCGACCGCGGCCCGGAGGCATCTCTCCAAACCTCTGAAGAGGATGGGTCTGGTCCAGCCGGTTGAGTTCGTCAATGGTCGTAGCTTATAA
- a CDS encoding acetyl-CoA C-acyltransferase: MDEAVILSAVRTPIGKYGKAISGFKATDLGAMVVKEAVSRAGLQPTDIEECIMGNVIGAGLGQNPARQAAIGAGLPVEIGSFTVNAVCGSGLKSAMLASDAIKAGEYNVLAVGGMESMSQAPYLLPGARWGFRMNDQPAVDSMVHDGLWDIFNNQHMGFTGEIVAERFNVTREDADQLSVESHQKAAAAIKNGKFKNEILPVTIPNKKGDIIFDTDEGVREDSTMESLGKLKPVFKKDGIVTAGNSSQLSDGASSLVIASRKWAEEHGIKPMASIVAYGERGVKPEYIMEAPIPTTQHVLKKAGMTIDDIDLFEHNEAFASASCAVKKELNVPDEIFNVNGGAVALGHPIGCSGARVLTTLLYAMKDRNKETGLATLCLGGGNAVTMIIRNE; this comes from the coding sequence ATGGATGAGGCAGTAATTCTCAGCGCAGTAAGGACACCCATAGGAAAATACGGAAAGGCCATCTCCGGATTCAAGGCCACGGACCTCGGTGCGATGGTCGTCAAGGAGGCGGTCAGCAGGGCCGGACTCCAGCCCACTGACATCGAGGAGTGCATCATGGGCAACGTCATCGGAGCCGGACTCGGTCAGAACCCCGCCAGGCAGGCGGCGATCGGAGCCGGGCTTCCGGTGGAGATCGGTTCATTCACAGTCAACGCCGTATGCGGCTCCGGACTCAAATCGGCCATGCTCGCTTCCGACGCCATCAAAGCGGGCGAGTACAACGTCCTCGCCGTCGGAGGCATGGAGAGCATGTCCCAGGCACCCTACCTGCTCCCCGGAGCAAGGTGGGGATTCAGGATGAACGACCAGCCCGCGGTGGACTCCATGGTCCATGACGGACTCTGGGACATCTTCAACAACCAGCACATGGGTTTCACCGGCGAGATCGTCGCAGAGAGGTTCAACGTCACCAGGGAGGACGCCGACCAGCTCTCCGTCGAATCCCATCAGAAGGCCGCAGCGGCCATCAAGAACGGGAAGTTCAAGAACGAGATCCTTCCCGTCACGATCCCCAACAAGAAGGGTGACATCATATTCGACACCGACGAGGGTGTGAGGGAGGACTCCACCATGGAGAGCCTCGGGAAGCTCAAGCCCGTATTCAAGAAGGACGGTATCGTCACGGCGGGTAACTCCTCCCAGCTCAGCGACGGAGCATCGTCCCTCGTCATCGCATCCAGGAAGTGGGCAGAGGAGCACGGCATCAAGCCGATGGCGTCCATCGTCGCCTACGGAGAGAGGGGTGTCAAGCCCGAGTACATCATGGAGGCGCCCATACCCACCACACAGCACGTCCTCAAGAAGGCCGGCATGACCATCGACGACATAGACCTCTTCGAGCACAACGAGGCCTTTGCCAGCGCATCCTGCGCGGTCAAGAAGGAGCTCAACGTCCCCGACGAGATCTTCAACGTCAACGGAGGTGCGGTCGCGCTCGGACACCCCATCGGATGCTCCGGAGCCCGTGTCCTCACGACCCTGCTCTACGCCATGAAGGACAGGAACAAGGAGACCGGACTGGCGACCTTGTGCCTCGGTGGCGGAAACGCGGTCACGATGATCATCCGCAACGAGTGA